The Nocardioides sp. S-1144 genome includes a region encoding these proteins:
- a CDS encoding HIT family protein yields the protein MTGDVTGPPVHQDGVGEPDELDRLWTPHRLAYIRGENKPSDATSGTCPFCRIPGLDDAAGLVVHRGELAFAVLNLYPYAPGHLMVCPYRHIADYTETTDAEAAEIADLTRAAMRTVRAVSGAGGFNIGMNQGHVAGAGIAAHLHQHVVPRWPGDQNFMPIIGRTKTLPELLTDTRALFADAWA from the coding sequence GTGACCGGCGACGTGACCGGACCGCCGGTGCACCAGGACGGCGTCGGCGAGCCCGACGAGCTCGACCGGCTCTGGACGCCGCACCGGCTGGCCTACATCCGCGGCGAGAACAAGCCCTCCGACGCGACGTCCGGCACCTGCCCGTTCTGCCGGATCCCCGGTCTCGACGACGCCGCCGGGCTGGTCGTGCACCGCGGCGAGCTCGCCTTCGCCGTGCTCAACCTCTACCCGTACGCGCCCGGGCACCTGATGGTCTGCCCCTACCGCCACATCGCCGACTACACCGAGACCACCGACGCCGAGGCGGCCGAGATCGCCGACCTGACCCGCGCCGCGATGCGCACGGTCCGCGCGGTCTCCGGCGCGGGCGGGTTCAACATCGGCATGAACCAGGGCCACGTCGCCGGGGCGGGCATCGCGGCCCACCTGCACCAGCACGTCGTCCCGCGGTGGCCGGGCGACCAGAACTTCATGCCGATCATCGGGCGCACCAAGACGCTGCCCGAGCTGCTCACCGACACCCGCGCGCTGTTCGCCGACGCCTGGGCCTGA